In one window of Clupea harengus chromosome 4, Ch_v2.0.2, whole genome shotgun sequence DNA:
- the slc17a9b gene encoding solute carrier family 17 member 9b, which produces MAILQKHGKNSSPDLASLKENPADNFGAAGCQKKWAESSSNWSRPVARVWTVVLLLGTCLLYCARVAMPICAVTMAERYKWTKRESGMVLGSFFWGYCFTQVIGGYISDRVGGEKVLLLSAAAWGAMTAFTPILAHFCSQPIVSMTLARFLMGLLQGVHYPSLASLCSQKVVESERGFLMSTVGSGSYLGTLVIGGAGSLMLDLYGWESVFYVSGLLSLLWAYCMWKYLLKGEGPIITLESLGTRGTQSKLSRRNWLRLFKQPAVCAVIVTHLCTASTFFTLLSWLPTYFKDTFPDAKGWVFNVVPWFVAIPSSLFSGCLSDHLISQGFDTASVRKLMQFFSMGVSSVFTLLLCGTTTFPTAVAFVSATMGFTTFSHSGVSVNVQDLAPSCAGALFGVMNTCGAFSGVIMVYLAGYLIESTGSWSSVFMLITVVNLLGLAIFLAFAEARRVDIDGAKPRYHNIHI; this is translated from the exons ATGGCAATTCTACAAAAACATGGAAAGAACTCTAGTCCAGACTTGGCAAGTCTTAAAGAAAACCCTGCCGATAATTTCGGGGCAGCTGGATGTCAGAAGAAGTGGGCAGAGTCAAGTTCAAATTGGTCGAG ACCGGTAGCACGAGTATGGACCGTGGTGCTTCTGTTGGGCACCTGCCTGCTATACTGTGCCCGTGTGGCCATGCCAATATGTGCGGTCACCATGGCGGAGCGGTACAAATGGACCAAGAGGGAGTCCGGCATGGTGCTGGGCAGCTTCTTCTGGGGCTACTGCTTTACTCAGGTCATCGGGGGCTACATCAGTGATCG GGTGGGTGGTGAGAAGGTGCTCCTGCTGTCAGCTGCTGCATGGGGGGCCATGACTGCCTTCACCCCAATCCTGGCCCACTTCTGCTCCCAGCCCATTGTCTCCATGACCCTGGCCCGCTTCCTCATGGGACTGCTCCAAG GAGTGCACTACCCCTCGCTGGCCAGTCTGTGCTCTCAGAAGGtggtggagagtgagaggggctTCCTCATGAGCACTGTGGGAAGTGGCTCCTACCTGGG GACCCTGGTGATTGGAGGGGCAGGTTCACTCATGTTGGATTTGTATGGCTGGGAGAGTGTGTTCTATGTCTCCGGCCtgctttctcttctctgggCCTACTGCATGTGGAAGTACCTGCTGAAAGGAGAGG GTCCCATTATCACTCTGGAGTCCCTGGGAACTCGAGGCACCCAGTCCAAACTGTCCCGGAGGAACTGGCTGCGCCTTTTTAAACAGCCTGCAGTGTG TGCTGTCATTGTCACACATCTCTGCACCGCAAGCACTTTCTTCACGCTGTTGTCATGGCTGCCCACCTACTTCAAGGACACTTTCCCAGATGCCAAG gGCTGGGTGTTTAATGTGGTCCCATGGTTTGTGGCCATTCCCTCTTCGCTATTCAGTGGCTGCCTTTCGGATCACCTCATCAGCCAAG gCTTTGACACCGCCTCAGTCAGGAAGCTGATGCAG TTCTTTTCCATGGGTGTCTCCAGCGTGTTTACCCTGCTCCTGTGTGGCACCACCACCTTCCCCACAGCCGTGGCATTCGTGTCGGCCACCATGGGCTTCACCACCTTCAGCCACAG TGGGGTGTCGGTGAACGTTCAGGATCTGGCCCCATCTTGTGCGGGAGCTCTTTTTG GTGTGATGAATACCTGTGGTGCGTTTTCAG GGGTCATCATGGTGTATTTGGCAGGGTATCTGATCGAGTCCACAGGCTCCTGGTCATCAGTCTTCATGCTCATCACGGTAGTGAACCTCCTGGGCCTTGCCATCTTCCTGGCTTTCGCCGAGGCACGGCGGGTTGACATAGATGGAGCCAAGCCCCGGTACCACAACATCCACATCTGA